A region of the Epinephelus fuscoguttatus linkage group LG22, E.fuscoguttatus.final_Chr_v1 genome:
TATATCGTTCAGGCCTAGCTGGTGATGTTTCCGCCCTTGCATGTAATTATGGTGCTGCATAAATTGCACGTCGCACTGTTAGTCTTTTTTGATGAAGTGAAGCCTTGCTTTCGACTGCTTGTGTCTCCCCGCCATTACGTCTTCTTTGTTGCTGAACGTGCTGCTGACCGATGAGCATGTCATGCGCCATCGACGTAAAGATTCggcgtaatgaaaagaatcgataagggaattGTTAAGCATAAAGTCCAATGATGTCGATGAATTGAACCAGTTGGAACCGGTTCTTAACAGGAAccggttctcgattcccatccctaattCAGCATCTGCTAATTGCAAAGCAAACAGCCATGTTCTCCCACCATTTGCACATGAATGTAATGATTCATATGATAGCCTGTTAATTACTGCTCCATGAATGACGTTACatccttaacataaagttacgaaATTAAGGTacagttacagaggttaggtctGGTCAAGTAAAGTTACCGTGGTTAagtgaaaagaaacatggtgaggacgtacttTAAAATggctcaaagttcacatggttccaaACAGTTTctgaacaagtttgttttggtctcactcacTCTTGGCTTTATCTCTGGGTTTACTGtactcacttccatttctcttctcatggTGTGTACTGAGCTGAATtgccaatcagagggatttcATTCACCAACGGGCTCCACTGGCAGATTCAAGATGTTGAATCggccccaaaaaacaaacaatgggGGCTGACGTGGGTCCAATTTTAACCGACCGagggcttggtgtgtcagagcctTTCAACTATGAGATAGAGGCTGTTGTCTTGGTTGTGGTCATGGTTAATCGTAGATTGATCGAAGGAATTTCCTGAGTGGCTGGATTTGGTTTAGTTCTAATGATTGAAAGCCACACATACTGCACTACTTGAGGATTTTGTAACTGAGTTTAAATTATAGCAAGTTCTTTACCATAGCAAGGTGTCACTTAACCCTCCCCCTGTTTTGATGTATTTCATCAGGAAGTGGTCACAGTTCTATCTGGCAAGACTGATCATCAACCATGAAGACCAGAGTTTGTAAAAGGGAGTTCAACATCATCCTCCTCTTGCTGGTTGTGTCTGTCTTAATTATTCTGCTACAAAACATGAAGGTGAGAACCTGACTTTGGTGGGACTGCTTGAATGGGGACCCTAATATCAGTAATGTCTTCACTGCAAGTAAATCTTATTTGAGTTTAAAGTATTTTCTCTCTTAATCCTGCATCTTGActaactgacagcagcagcttctATAGTTAAAGGTTAAGGCTGGCATTGTTCTAAACCTTTGTGACAAGACCAGCCTACTGGTTCCCATTCATTCCTACTGAAGACATAAATCTTAACAAATAGATCACAAATGTATAGTGTTTTGAAAAGCCAAGTCATGGCCACAAAATGTTGGGCACTGAAGAGATGACTAAATgcaatttcagttggactaTAAATTACTCTTTAAATATGACTTTTGACTCCGTGTGTGTTACTGTCatcatttttgttgtgttcaAAGCTTAATATTCCTACTGAATCACCACCTTTCACCTTCACTGTGATCTGTCATGATTAATCAGGGGAAATTAGTTAAAGTTGTCGTCTAACTTCTCTCATCAGTTTGTGAAAATACTGAGGGTCTTTGGTAAGGGTATAGATTTCATTTCAACACCGGGGggtgagaaacacacatttttgaAACAGGGGAGGTTgggatccatccatccatccatccatccattcatccatccatccattttcatctacTTATATGGAGCGGTGTCTCGGGGGAGCAGGTTGAGGAGAATCCTCCAGatgcccctctccccagcagtgctttccagctcctcctgggaggaCGCCAAGGGGTTCCCAGGCCatgcctgtccatgggcagccccctcactctgacatctttaCATTTCATGCAtgtgtaggtcctgtttgtgcatgtgtgtgtattttgggcctgtgtgtatgcCAACAGACTGAAAagactgaatttcccctcaggtaTTAATAGATCATGTATATCTTCTTATAATCcttccagcgtgttctgggtctgccccagggcctcctaccagttggatgtgtCCACAAAActtctaacaggaggcgcccaggaggcatcctgatcacatacagtacaggccaaaagtttggacacaccttctcattcaatgcgttttctttattttcatgactatttacgttgtagattctcactgaaggcatcagaactatgaatgaacacatgtggagttatgtacttaacaaaaaaaggtgaaataactgaaaacatgttttatattctagtttcttcaaaatagccaccctttgctctgattactgctttgcacactcttggcattctctccatgagcttcaagaggtagtcacctgaaatggttttccaacagtcttgaaggagttcccagaggtgtttagcacttgttggcccctttgccttcactctgcggtccagctcaccccaaaccatctccattgggttcaggtcccgtgactgtggaggccaggtcatctgccgcagcactccatcactctccttcttggtcaaatagcccttacacagcctggaggtgtgtttggggtcattgtcctgttgaaaataaatgatcgcccaactaaacgcaaaccggatgggatggcatgtcgctgcaggatgctgtggtagccatgctggttcagtgtgccttcaattttgaataaatccccaacagtgtcaccagcaaaacaccccacaccatcacacctcctcctccatgcttcacagtgggaaccaggcatgtggaatccatccgctcaccttttctggcctcacaaagacacgcggttggaaccaaagatctcaaatttggactcatcagaccaaagcacagatttccactggtctaatgtccattccttgtgtttcttggcccaaacaaatctcttctgcttgttgcctctccttagcagtggtttcctagcagctatttgaccatgaaggcctgattcgcagtctcctcttaacagttgttctagagatgggtctgctgctagaactctgtgtggcattcatctggtctctgatctgagctgctgttaacttgcgatttctgaggctggtgactcggatgaacttatcctcagaagcagaggtgactctggtcttcctttcctggtcggtcctcatgtgtgccagtttcatgtAGCGCTTTGATGGTTTTTaagactccacttggggacacatttaaagtttttgcaattttccgactgactgaccttcatttcttaaagtaatgatggccactgtttttctttagttagctgattggttcttgccataatatgaattttaacagttgtccaatagggctgtcggctgtgtattaacctgacttctgcacaacacaactgatggtcccaaccccattgataaagcaagaaattccactaattaaccctgataaggcacacctgtgaagtggaaaccatttcaggtgactacctcttgaagctcatggagagaatgccaagagtgtgcaaagcagtaatcagagcaaagggtggctattttgaagaaactagaatataaaacatgttttcagttatttcacctttttttgttaagtacataactccacatgtgttcattcatagttttgatgccttcagtgagaatctacaatgtaaatagtcatgaaaataaagaaaacgcattgaatgagaaggtgtgtccaaacttttggcctgtactgtacctgaACCATCTCAACTGGCTcctttcaacatgaaggagcagtcTCTcttctgagctccctccaggtgtctgagctccttcagaggaaactcatttcagctccttgtatccacaatcttgttctttcggtcattacccacagttcatgaccataggtgagggctggaaCATAGATGGACAAGTAAATCAGGAGCTTtaccttccagctcagctcccccTTTACAATGACGGTCTGGCGcagtgcccacatcactgctgggGCTGTgccaaactgccgatccatctcacacgccattctaccctcacttgtgaacaagatagTGATACTTGAACTACTTTGCTTGGGGCGGTTACTTTTTCCCAACCCGGAGGAGAAAATCCACCATTTTctagcagagaaccatggccccAGACTTTGAGGTACTGCCTCTCATCCAGACTGCTTCGCACTCaactgcaaaccgccccagtgcatactggaggtcatggtgtgatggagccaacagGACCACATTATCCGCAATGACTCTCTTGTTCCTCAGGGAGAACTACACAACACAGCAGTGTTCTGCCGAGGGTTCATGAGCATCCCCAAACTCGCTCTGCCcctgttacccatggcaactGAAAAAGGCAAGAGTCCAGCTCCTCTGCAAGAGTTTGGCTCCAGAACCAGTGCTACGTGTACAGGTGAGCCCAACTATATCTAGTTGGTACCCTCTACCTCCCCACCAGCTCCATTTCCTTCCCCACCAGAGAAGTGAAGTTCCACATTCCTTATGTCAGTCTGTGACGCCAGGGTTCAGCATGTGTGGGTCCCTGCTCTTGCCTGCCACCCAGCACACAATACACCAGACCCTGATGCCTGTCCCTGCAGGTGGTGGTCCCATAAGTCTGAGGCTTCATGGTGTCTCTTGCCCCATGGTGCAAAGCCTGGCCACTAGACACTCGCCAGCACCTATCTGTGCCTTTCCCTCATTAGTTTAAAGTGGAAATGTCTTAAAGAtcatcataaataaaaataaattaaattaaataaaaaataataataaaagtcctctgctactttcatgttggggggacagacagacatgttcAAAATATCAAGGATGACGTGTCCTCTGCATGTACCCCCAATATACTCACCCCTCTAAATCTATGCCTATGTTCCCTGATGTTTTATACTTTTAGTGTGGTTCAGTCAAATCTGTATGCATTCAAATTCAATGAATCTTTTAGCTATGACAAGCTCCCACGGTCATAACCACCAGGAGTTCAACACCCTCTATGGTGCTTCTAAGCTAATGACATATAGCTTGAATTTTTAGTGAACAAGAacttgaaacacacacaaaaaactctGGCAATCTTGGGCAATCTTAACAGTGGTTACCCCCCCCCAAAATACTCATATGGTCTTCTCTCTTAGCCTATGTACTTTATTTAGTTCATTTCCTTTCAGCACATTTGTTTGATTCATTTTATAGTCACTATCTCTCTCTTGACCCCCTGCCAGTTTCGCCATGCAGTGACCACCATTGCTGCCCTGAGAGTTTCCATTAACCTCACCAAGAATCATAGCTTCTTCGCCTTCCAGCCACTCTCCACTGAGGATTCTGTGGAGGAACGCCTCCTACTGGACTCCATTGCTTGGCCTGAAACTCCACTTTTGCCAGGTCCTGTTTCCCTGGAGAATACCAGTGATCCAGCTCACAGCACCTTCACCATTCTCCCAAGGAGGGGAGGACAGTGGCATGTAGGGGATCAGCTGGAGGTTATGATAGAAATGTGTGACTTCCAGGGTAGTCCCAAGAGGTATGGGGGGGACCTCTTACTTGCCCGGCTGCACAACCCAAAGCTTGGTGCAGGTGTTGCTGGGCAAGTGGTGGATCATCTCAATGGGAGCTACTCTGCTGTATTCTCTCTACTCTGGGAAGGAGACGCGCAGGTTGAGGTGATGCAAAAAACTATGTGGTTGTACTGCAGGTGtttaatctgtcctttaaatgATTGATCAGTAAGCCCCCTTCTCTTTAGAGTAGTTACTGTAGCTACATCTGTTAGCTTTCACTTCTCACAtagcacatactgtatacagtTTGTAATAAAACAGTGGCAGATTTACCACTCCAAGTTCTTAGTTATTTTAGAAACAATGTGCCTTTTCCATTTCAGATGAAGCCGGGGTCTCATTTCTTGCCACCAATTGTAGATTATTTGTCAAAAGCTCTGGTTCTCTATCCTACCAGGTGATGCTGGTTCACCCTAGTGAGGCCATTGCAGTGCTATGTAGGCTGACCAAAGAACAGCCTGACAGGATTTACTTCAGGAGCCTCTTCCGCTCAGGCTCACGCTCTGAAAGTAGCATCTGTAACGTCCGCCTACATCCAACCCAGCCGCTGTGCAACTATACTGACCTCCGTACAGGCGAGCCTTGGTTCTGCTACAAGCCAAAGAACCTGAGCTGTGATGCCAGGATCAACCATATGATGGGAggatacaaacaaaacatcaaggCCAACGAGGACAAGCTCTTTAAtaagtgaggaaacagagagataGGACTGGCATTTTGTTCTAATGAATGCATACATCCGCTGTTACCTATGTGTCTCCTTGGTGGGGAGTTTCAGAAGTTTGCAACTACAGACAGTTAAGATTGAATCTGAAGATGTTTACAGTCTAAGATAATACTGTTAGAAATACAACAGCCCACCTGTGGGCCCTCCTATGGTGATTCTGGATGATTATGATATGTAAAACAGCTGctgtatttgttgttatttaaggGGTTTTCTCATAGGACATATCATTCGAAAGCTATCCTCCTCACGGTGCCATTAATGGTGACCATTTCAAgatacaaccaccacagcaggcTCAATAAACACTTCTGTTggacaaaaaagaagaagaagaagaagaacatcaTCAAATAAACAGTTATAACTCACCTATAAAGCATTATCATAATCCACAGATCATATTTTCCAGACCAAATCACAGCTTACACAACTTACACTTCTCACACACTAGTAGTTCAGATGATCTATATCCAATGTAAAACACATGATTACATCCACAGATATCCACAAACTGCTGTTACATTGTTTTAAATTTCACATTTCTCCACATATTATCCATAGTTTCTCCCATACTGCATGTATACAAACCAACTGGCATATCTCAAAATGAGGGCAAACTCCGAGTATATTCCATTGACACTTCACTTCAGCGGCCAACCAGTAAGAAAACTGGATAGTGTTCGCTGTGATTCATTAATATTGGATTGTAAATgtatacattttgttttgattggACAGCAGTAAGCTGCCAATCATCAGGCCTTATTGTCTAGCAACTAATTTCCATCATTTGGAAGTGGATTTGCTTTAATCAAATGGGGGTTGGAAAAACCATAGATGCACACAGGTTAGCTAGCCAACCTGCTGTGACCCCTAGCGCTGGGATCTGTGCCTCTGACAGTAAGATATTTTCTTATGTGTGCTTTTCCTTCAGTGGTGCCAACATGAAAGTCTTCATTCAATCTTCAGCACCTGCCAATGTCACTGTGTTGCCAAAAAATGAAGGTAAAGCCTGATTTACTGCCACCACTGCCTGTAAAGATAATTTAAAACTgaatatgacagaaaatgaaagtaaaacatGCGTGACAAAGGACTCTACTTTCCTCTGGGTAGTGTTTTCCTCTAGAGAGATGTATAGAGGTCAATTTGAGAAGAGCCCCAGGAGCATGGAGCACTGGATGAAAGGTTCATAAAGACGCACCAGCTGCTGGTGGATTATAGTTTCTCATAAGTAAAGATAGTCTATAATAGGTTTATataatcattttatattttatgcttttttcatgggatttgtttgCAATAAGAACAATATAAACTAACCCCACCCTTAGCCTTTAACTTCCTCTCAGGTCAGCCAGAGGTGAAGAGCAGCTATTTGACACCTGGACCCTCCGGCTATTATTATCAAGGTGTATGGCGAGCACTAGGAGGCCCCACAGTTCACCAATTCAACAACCCCCCTGCCATCAGTCAGTGTCTGAAAGGCAAGGTGGTCCACATGTATGGAGACTCCACCATCAGACAGTTTTTTGAATACCTCACCCGAGCTCTACCAGGTAGCTGATCTACAGGATTTATGGCAACAGTTTGATTTTGTTCACACTGTTCACACTAATCTGTTCCCTCTGTCATGCTTTTAGATCTTAAGGAGTTCGACCTGCACAGCCCGAGGCAAGTTGGACCTTTCATGGCCTTGAATTATGCAAACAACATCATGGTCACATTCCGCTGCCACGGTCCTCCTATCCGTTTTGGCAAGGTCCACACCAGTGAGCTTCGTTACATTGCTAATGAACTAGATGACATAACTGGAGGCACCAACACTGTCGTAGTTCTTGGCATCTGGTCTCACTTCAGCACTTTCCCCATGGAGGTATACATCCAGCGGCTGCAGAACATCCGCAAGGCGGTGGTGCGACTGCTGGACAGGGCTCCAGGCACAGTGGTCATCATCCGGACAGGAAACCCCAAAGCTTTGACACTTTATGAGACAATAACCAACAGTGACTGGTACACTCTGCAGCGTGATAAGGTGCTCAGAGCCACATTCAAAGGACTGAATGTTCATCTGATTGATGCCTGGGAGATGGTTCTGGCCCACCACCTGCCGCACAGCCTCCACCCACAGCCTCCCATTATTAAGAATATGATTAACGTTATCTTGTCCCATATATGTCCTTAAAGGGCAGttagttgtgtgtttgttgggagAGAGGAGTAGGGATTAAAGCACACATTAAgtttatgttaatgttattgctgtgtttctacCATGTGCTGCGTTTTTCCTTCAGCAGCCCATGCACAGGCTAGACTGACAATCAATTTTTAATCATGGAATGCTGAGTGAGCACAAAAAAACGGCTAGAAAAAATATCCCTCGAAAGAGAGAACAAGATTCTGCTGTTCTATGATTATGTATACTGTTTGACATGTTAACTGAATTACATCTTTGGTTGTGGGGTGGTGTGACGTACAGATATATAATTTCCTTCTGAATTgcaatttttgtatttttaattttatataatgTCAGGGGAAATAACAAATGACATTTACTCTTGTTACTGTAATTAAgttgtgctttttttcccttttgttttgAGTTCTTGTACTTCTTTTCTTCTtgtactattttttttaactgtttttgttgagtttgttttttttaaatcataccCTTTTATCACAAGGATTGTACTCAGGTACATTTCTAGATATATCTGCAGGGAACTGTTACATGAAAGTCAGGTTGATGCTAGGACTTAgtaaacaaaaccaaaagtgCACAACAATGCAGTATGATTTTGGATAATTTCCTTATGGGATATTGTCAGCATTATCATACTCTGACAAAGTTTTAAAAAGGGTTGCATctaccttaattaaacactgatttAAAGTAGCACCCGGTGAGAAAGCTAAGTTACCCAAATCAACACACCTGTTGCTGACCCAGTTGCGTGCTAGGTGTAACCAACACACTAAAATACCACCAGCAGCAACTTCTGCTTTTATTAAGCAGGTGTATATAAACTGAGTCTCTCCTTTGCTTTGACTTGTATGTTTATACATCTTAGTCttgttaccatggtgatgtTGATTCTGTAAAAAGCGGCAGGCTATTTATTTAATGTAACCCTAAATGGGTTGTTGCATGTGTCATGGTGTCcatagaattttttttattgttttatcaaatgtctttaattttctgAGTTTTGTCCTTTTTCTGGGTAACTGTAAGTGGGCTGCAAGAAGGAAGGTGGTTGTACCATGAAATttcaattaatagcctgggctattatttgcttaaatcactgaaatcaacaggcctcaATATGGGAAAggtgtctatatgggacaggcttttaattctttactgttgctcagcaaagatcaagAGATACTAtcaaaaattaggcttcagataacatatcaattatgaatctgaTGAATTTGATCTCgctctgacagacagagcatcagagagacaaagaaatgaGTTATGGCCCTTGAGGATTACGGCACCTAGcataccaacacaacaacacttctataaaaaaaaattaaggagTTGGCAAGACCAggcttctaattgagacaggtgtttGTTTGTCAAAGTGCAGCCACACCAGGCCAGTAATTGGGAGTGGGTGTTTATTTGGgaccaggcttttaattgaagtgtAACGGTAACTGATAGTTgtatgaacagactgaaaagtgCAATCTATAGAAATTGAAATAATTGTTTGTTTGGACAGAAGGGCTGATGCTGATGCTGTTCCACTTGTGTACATTgatatttaaagggacactttgtcaattttcaaccagctttgtataataataatgtagtatgtgtaaatgagcaGTGGTAAACTTACCTTCATCTTACCAGCTCTCAGTTCTCCCAGCTTAAATCCGCTCAAGATAGCTGGCTCTAAGGTTTTTGCCCAAACTACGGATTGTAACTTTGTTATTTTCAAAATGCCCGCCACCAAAAGATTCAAACAAAACCCCAGTCACCAGTATATCGCCAGTATAGTTtggtaagatttttttttttttttttaattttgtaagtgctcttattttgaagtttTTTGTTGTAACCTGTAAATATTGTCAGAACATTATCACTGGCATCGTCAGTCTGGACCGCAGAAATCAAACTACTATAATCAACATTTATTAAACAAGTTAAATAATGCAACACATCGCTCTCATCTGTTAACTGTTTAACTTTAGGAGCATGTTGGAATCTCTGTTGGGCGTCTATGTGGAAATTAGAAGCCTTCTGCTGTCTACAAGTACACTGTTTGACTGTAAttcgtcaccaggctcttcacataAGGCGAAGAGCCTGGTAGTtgttcactctgaattttgtctggattctggttccggtatAGAGAGCGGAtgcggaattcaccaaattcaccaaagtaaaactttaaattctggcgcaccatcgatttggggcgatgaggggtgtaagaaaattgattaacttaatggcttgggccttttcttgtaaattatattctttaaattaaaaagtttcaccgcatttttattagcttggcgcttttattttgacggaaaggcgcatccatcgaattccggatcccgTCTCACTTGCCCTGGCTCCGGTTCCTtgccaaaacggccactaacggccccagactagaCTGTAATACAAAAAGTGGGCACCATGCTGTTTCCTGACTtgtgaaaacagaggctgaaaaaaaatgAGAGCAAGATtttaaaactaagcagtgttgaTCTGCgctgcctatttctcacctcaaatgttttcagaagaaTACTTTAGCTCACTGTTTAACGGCAATTTGAGATGGTTTGTCACCAGCTGACTGGTCAGGGTACCTTCAAGcaattttttcatttattgttttggacaaaaagtaGAACTGCGGTGACATCAGAGGCGGaagtaacttcaaaataaaagacaggaagataTGCTTGCCTATAAAACTTATAAATATCCTATAAAACTTTCCcatgtatcttttatttccacttacaCCTGATGTTTTAAACTTTCCcatgtatcttttatttccacttacacctgatgttttgcgcattttgaaaagctgcctgccattgctgtgagcaactttttattcataaaaatagaaataaaatgttatgatcGCAAATTTTATGGCTACAATAAAACTTGTTGTTCAACCATAACGTTGCTGTTCAGAGACTAATAAGGGAAATCGTCATGCATATTGTTCCCATGAAAGACGTATAGGGattctctctgtgttttaatattcattcgccgaattgtttgcaataaagtaatcgaggatataataaattattgtgTGTGCCGCGTTGTTACTGTAACTGTAGCGATGAGGAAACTGCGCCTCATTGGGAGGTTGACATAAAACCTAAATTAAAATAGGAAAAGTTATTAGAACGTAACATAGCAGCTCCTTCACTTGCCTTCATATGAACATTAAAGGTTCCTCATCATATTCAAATGTTCAATAGTAGCTAAggtgtttgtattcatgtatttattagtttatttgtgaGGGACATTGCAAGAAATactaacatgttaaaataatatgaatcagatgtgttgcatacagttagggctgccactaacttatatattttttaaaaaataatcgattaataattgattattttattcgattaatcagattttgaaaaaaaggcacaggatgtatttttgtatgacaTTTCTATTGTCATAGTAggtgataaaacattttaattacatgtaattaaaatgctgcCCATCTCTGCCAACAATACATAGGCCTATGtgatacaacaatataaaagaatacaagtaaatatatGCTGCATATAATTTGAACTGTCTATATCAATAACCTGAAGAACTGCAGGTCTGTATAATCCAACAGAAACTAAGAGAAAACCAGGCATTCAACGACAGCAAATAAATCCATAGgcctactgccatctgctggtaaaAAGGACAAACATCAGCTTGACACTTCACTGACACAACAATGCGTTATGGAGAAAACCCGTGTTAACAGTAACAACAGGGCACAcacaataatttattatatcctcgattactttattgcaaacaattcggcgaatgaatattaaaacacaacctTTGAGGGAATCCCTATACATCCTTCATGAGAACAATATGCATGACGATTTTCCTTATTAGTCTCTGAACAGCAACGTTATGGTTGAACAAGTTTTACTGTAGCCATAAAATTTGCgatcataacattttatttctatttttatgaataaaaagttgctcacagcaatggcaggcagcttttcaaaatgcgCAAAACATCAGTtgtaagtggaaataaaagatacatgGGAAAGTTTTATAGGATATTTATAAGTTTTATAGGCAAGcttatcttcctgtcttttattttgaagttacttCCGCCTCTGATGTCACCGCAGTTCTACTTTTTgttcaaaacaataaatgaaaaaatgaatctgcaaaaaaCCAAAATCGAGCTGTTatttgaatttggttttgtCGTTTTTCGTTTTTTGGTTCTGATAACAAAAACGGAAAAACGGCTCCGTTTTCTCGTTTTttcgttttaaaccaaaaaggaaaaaacgggAAAACCATGGTATTtccgttttttcctttttggtttaaaacgaaAAAACGAACTGCCTGAAGGTAGTTTAGTTTCTTCTACTTTTTCAATTATTACATTGTCAATTTTAATTTGAACTAGGACATCAGTTTGTGTTTACCAAATAACATAATCTTTGTTTTATCCAAATTTAGGAATAGTTTGTTCAAAGTGaaccagtttttttttatgtggtcGTTTCCAGGAGTTGCTGTAAATTTTCGCAGGAGCAAATAATGTTGGTGTACAAATTTCATCACATTTGATATCAAACATCATtaatatacaatataaataaGATGGGGCCTAATACCGACCCTTGAGGTACACCACAAATTATATCCTTACAGGTTGAAACATGATTATCTATTTGTACAAATTGCTGTCTCTCATTCTGATAGCTTCTCAGCCATCCTAGAGCAATACCCCTAATACCATATCGCTCTAGCTTGCTTAACAAAATTTTATGATCTATGGTATCGAATGCCTTTTTAAGATCAATGAAAATACCGACTACAAATTTCCTTTTATCAATACAATTTGTTATTTCTTCAACCAAGTCTGTTAACGCCAGAGCAGTtgatctttttttcctaaattcaTATTGGCAGTCTGACAATAAGTTATATTTCTCAACAAATACGTTCAACCTATTAACAAAAAGCTTTTCTATAATTTTTGAAAACTGTGAGAGGAGTGAAATGGGCCTGTAATTTGT
Encoded here:
- the LOC125882957 gene encoding NXPE family member 3-like isoform X4, with the translated sequence MKTRVCKREFNIILLLLVVSVLIILLQNMKFRHAVTTIAALRVSINLTKNHSFFAFQPLSTEDSVEERLLLDSIAWPETPLLPGPVSLENTSDPAHSTFTILPRRGGQWHVGDQLEVMIEMCDFQGSPKRYGGDLLLARLHNPKLGAGVAGQVVDHLNGSYSAVFSLLWEGDAQVEVMLVHPSEAIAVLCRLTKEQPDRIYFRSLFRSGSRSESSICNVRLHPTQPLCNYTDLRTGEPWFCYKPKNLSCDARINHMMGGYKQNIKANEDKLFNNGANMKVFIQSSAPANVTVLPKNEGQPEVKSSYLTPGPSGYYYQGVWRALGGPTVHQFNNPPAISQCLKGKVVHMYGDSTIRQFFEYLTRALPDLKEFDLHSPRQVGPFMALNYANNIMVTFRCHGPPIRFGKVHTSELRYIANELDDITGGTNTVVVLGIWSHFSTFPMEVYIQRLQNIRKAVVRLLDRAPGTVVIIRTGNPKALTLYETITNSDWYTLQRDKVLRATFKGLNVHLIDAWEMVLAHHLPHSLHPQPPIIKNMINVILSHICP